The segment GCAATGATGTAACAACCGGAACTAATGTTGGGGCTTCTAATGTTTGGTTTGTAAATCAACTAAGCACCAACGGAAGAACACCTCCAATCGTTTCCAGTGCTGCTGACTTCATCTCTCTAATGCCTCCAACGGTAATGAAAAACGCTGATGGAAGTCCAAATTTGGGTAATTTCGTTGCCTTAAACTTAAGTAGTGATTTTATAAATGCAGGAGTTACAACCACCGGAATTTTATTTAATGGAAGCGCACCGGATTTAGGAGCAAGAGAAACAGGCGCTCCTTTATCAACAATATTTCCGGAAAGTCAACATTTTGAAGCCAAGATATTCCCTAATCCGACAACGAATGCAGCTATTCATTTGAATGTAATTAGTCCAGAAGCAATAGAAACTACGATTACATTATTTTCTATTAATGGGCAAATTTTATCAACATTGAAAAAAGAAGTAGCTATAGGAGAAAATGAAATTGAAATTAATAATGCTCTACTTTCTAAAGGTTTGTATTTTCTAACTATTCAATCCGATAGCTTTAGTACAACTTTGAAAGTTATAGTTAAATAAGAGCATAATCGTTTATAAAAAAAAGCGGTCTCGTTAGGAAACGAGACCGCTTTTTTTATGTAACTAATTAAACTGAAGTTCTAATTATTGTACTACTACTTTAACCGATTTTTGACCTTCTTCTGATTTAATTTTTAGAATGTAAACACCAGCATTTAAAACATCAAAACTAGTATCTGCCTCTGTATTGATAGTTCTAATTAAAGCTCCCGTTACTGAGTAAACTTCAACTTGAGTTTTTGACAATACATTAGACAAATGAATTTGACGACCATTTGTATATGCTTTTACAGGTGATGTAGTTTGAAAATCATTGTTAGCAAGAACAGTATTTACAGTTGCTCCTACAACACTAACTTTATAAAGGTTACATGCAGCATCAGCATAGATATAATATCTACCGGCAGCAGTAGCATTTGCAGTAACAATTACTAAATCTGCATTACCCCCTGAATTTGAAGCACCAGAACCTACAGTAGCAGTACCATCAGTAACATACACTGTTCTCACAGTACCGTTACTTCCTGTTTTAAACCATACTTTTACAGTACATGCACCATTCACATCAAAAAAGATATAACGTTGTGTTGGCATAGGAATGAATCCACCGGCAGAAGGATATCCTGCACCATTCAATTGAAATCTATTCACAGCCGTAAATCCATCTGAAAATGATGCGGCACTTGCATTGATTGAACCGAAGTTTACAATATCTCCTGATGCACTTGGGTCATTAGAAAATAATCCTAAGTTATCTATGACAGCCTGAGTGTCTGCACCAATAGTTCCAACTCCCGAACCAGTTACAGGCCATGTTGTTGTGTCATTTCCAAAATCCCATATTTTGGTCTGTGCTTTTGTGATACTAGTAAAAAGCACCATCATTAAAGTAATTGAAAGTAATTTTGTTTTCATTTTAAAGAGTTTTTTGTTATTATTATTTATTTTTAAGTTAATTGTAATCGATTGCATAAAAGTAATATAATTTTTTGATTTCAAAAAAAATATCCTTTTTTTTTTATCATTATTATAATTTATCCAAATACTTTGTCAATAATTGATTATAATAACAAGCTTTTGGCTTCAAAAATCTATTTTTAAAGAAGGCTGTAATAGTTTTATACATTATCCTAACAAATTTAATTAATAAATGAACACTATGCGAAAATATTTTACTCATGCTATTTATTTTCACTGTTTTACAATGTTGTCGTTTGCTTTTAATTATATAATTATTATTTAACAAACTTCAAATTGGTTGTTTTGTTGTCTATTTCAATCTTACATATATAAACCCCTTTCTGTAAGCTTTCCATATTAAACTCAACTGTTTCATCAGAAGAGATATATTTTGAAAAATTGAAAACTTTTTGACCGCTCATAGAGTAAATATCAATTTTACCTTCTCCGGCGATATTGTTTAAAAAGTGGATTTTTAATGTATCATCAATCAAATTAGAAGAAATTTTAATTTTTGTATCAGAAACATTTTCATTAATTCCCAACGTACAGTTCGTTGGCGAAATTACGCCACCGGAAGTAACTTGTAACGTTGCTCCTGCACCACAAGTAGCATCCGTTAAAAAGGCTGACACTTCATTAACAGGCATTGCTGTTATTGTATATGTAGGTGTAGGTACTGTTCCAACATTACTACCTCCACTCAGGCAATTAGTGAATTTAATTCCGACTGTTCCACCATCCGAACTAACATAACTAGTATATACAGATCCTATGCTCGCAAAGTGTGTTTTTTCAACATAACAAGTAGAGTTGTTAGCCCCTCCACCTAAACCAATCGCTCTGGCACCTGATACGTTGGTACTATAATAGCAGTTGAGTATATGAAGTTCTGCATTTCTGGCTCTCGGCATTCTTTCTTTACATCCGTTTGCCCAATAACAATTTTTAAATGTAATACTGTAATGTCCATCTGCCGGAGCATCATTTTGATCTGATCCAATAAGATTTGAAAAACGATGGTCGTTTGATCCTCCTGAACCTCCTGCCACGGCAGCTTTCAAATAGGTGAATTTACACCAGGAAATCGTTACATTGTCTGCCAATCCTTTATTGTCAAAATTACCATCAATTCCGTCTTGAAACTCACAATGGTCTACCCAAACATTTGTCCCTTCATTGGTAAGATTATCTCTTCCATCAACATCATAAGCACCCGGACCTTCAAAAATAAGATTTCTTATAATTACGTTGTTAGAACCTGGTTTTATATTAAGTATTCCCGAATTAGCAGCCGAAGTTGTTGAATTACCCACAGTTATCTGCAAATTTCTAAGTCTTGCTCCGGGCAAACCTATGATGGTTTTATTATTCAATGTTACACTAGTATAAATACAATCAATAGTTCCTGAAACCAAAATCACTGCGTTAGCAGCTGATGTTGATTGAAGTGCATTTTTAAAAGTAGTATAAGTGCTTACCGTTACCGGAGTAGCATTACCTCCACCAGTGGCAGTGGCACCAAATCCTTCAGGA is part of the Flavobacterium sangjuense genome and harbors:
- a CDS encoding T9SS type A sorting domain-containing protein gives rise to the protein MKTKLLSITLMMVLFTSITKAQTKIWDFGNDTTTWPVTGSGVGTIGADTQAVIDNLGLFSNDPSASGDIVNFGSINASAASFSDGFTAVNRFQLNGAGYPSAGGFIPMPTQRYIFFDVNGACTVKVWFKTGSNGTVRTVYVTDGTATVGSGASNSGGNADLVIVTANATAAGRYYIYADAACNLYKVSVVGATVNTVLANNDFQTTSPVKAYTNGRQIHLSNVLSKTQVEVYSVTGALIRTINTEADTSFDVLNAGVYILKIKSEEGQKSVKVVVQ
- a CDS encoding pectate lyase family protein; protein product: MSKKLIIAFFFLTMIKAFGQNYYMPAPEGFGATATGGGNATPVTVSTYTTFKNALQSTSAANAVILVSGTIDCIYTSVTLNNKTIIGLPGARLRNLQITVGNSTTSAANSGILNIKPGSNNVIIRNLIFEGPGAYDVDGRDNLTNEGTNVWVDHCEFQDGIDGNFDNKGLADNVTISWCKFTYLKAAVAGGSGGSNDHRFSNLIGSDQNDAPADGHYSITFKNCYWANGCKERMPRARNAELHILNCYYSTNVSGARAIGLGGGANNSTCYVEKTHFASIGSVYTSYVSSDGGTVGIKFTNCLSGGSNVGTVPTPTYTITAMPVNEVSAFLTDATCGAGATLQVTSGGVISPTNCTLGINENVSDTKIKISSNLIDDTLKIHFLNNIAGEGKIDIYSMSGQKVFNFSKYISSDETVEFNMESLQKGVYICKIEIDNKTTNLKFVK